In one Serinus canaria isolate serCan28SL12 chromosome 2, serCan2020, whole genome shotgun sequence genomic region, the following are encoded:
- the SKIDA1 gene encoding SKI/DACH domain-containing protein 1 isoform X1, translated as MGDLKSGFEEVDGVRLGYLIIKGKQMFALSQVFTDLLKNIPRTTVHKRMDHLKVKKHHCDLEELRKLKAINSIAFHAAKCTLISREDVEALYTSCKTERVLKTKRRKLSRALSATDLRPELAPPDPFSGFWKENKLWLGLSDSPRPLLPVRRKALRPGDTALLPAAHLPHIFSKYTGHSYPEIARAPCKSPVNYETAPAVGGCVPLRSRRPLAAAARPRLPTAGPPPLPARCRRRRHGAAAAAVTLGPPGGARRPLALPRPCRPRGAPRLPLPLPRGFGPPAFPESGSSDSESSCCSGRAAHDSDCGSSLSSSSEGSSEEEDDEEEDDEEGSGASDSSEGSSEEEEEEEEEEEEEEEEDSTSDSDSSSVSSQVSVQSIRFRRTSFCSPPGVVHANFLYHLAAAAASRPPAPAEPGGLPALRGAPGGVKPELPEEWGCPGWAPAAPALRCSGGLGSCFAEIRDDRVSELTFPHSEFSNNAKNTDLTINCVAKGASSPSPKTNNAFPQQRILREARKCLQATTTHRADNNTIAARFLNNDSSSAAANSEKDSKIPHCIEFATDLPSLQTDPAEDAASPGAAAAAELQCTDTGNKALPFLHSIKIKIEDSSANDEYEPDLTTHKLKCECNDTKDEFYGVTESNNQDALLTAKEDSACTEKETTSLNPLTQSQVLSCTLGTPKPEDGEYKFGARVRKNYRTLVLGKRPVLQTPPVKPNLKSARSPRPTGKIETHEGTLDDFTVNNRRKRVASNVASAVKRPFNFMANFPCPPSLIIGNDGDLLPAYSLNTTKDSQPPHKAHPVWKWQLGGSAIPLPPSHKFRKFN; from the coding sequence ATGGGAGACCTGAAGTCGGGTTTTGAAGAGGTGGATGGCGTGAGGCTCGGCTACCTCATCattaaaggaaagcaaatgttTGCACTCTCCCAGGTTTTTACAGACCTGCTCAAAAACATCCCGCGAACTACCGTGCACAAGCGAATGGatcatttaaaagtaaaaaaacatcACTGCGACTTGGAGGAGTTGAGGAAACTCAAAGCCATCAACTCCATCGCTTTCCACGCCGCCAAATGCACCCTGATCTCCAGAGAGGACGTGGAAGCCCTATACACATCCTGCAAAACCGAACGGGTTCTTAAAACGAAACGGAGGAAACTAAGCCGGGCGCTGTCTGCCACCGATCTCCGGCCGGAGCTCGCTCCCCCCGACCCCTTCTCCGGCTTCTGGAAGGAGAACAAACTTTGGCTGGGTCTGAGCGACTCTCCTCGGCCGCTGCTGCCCGTCCGGAGGAAAGCTCTGCGCCCGGGGGACACAGCCTTGCTACCGGCCGCTCATCTACCTCACATTTTTAGTAAATACACTGGCCACAGCTACCCAGAAATCGCTCGGGCGCCTTGCAAATCCCCCGTAAACTATGAAACGGCGCCTGCGGTGGGCGGCTGCGTGCCCCTGCGCTCCCGTCGCCCGCTCGCCGCCGCGGCGCGGCCCCGGCTCCCGACCGCCGGTCccccgcccctgcccgcccgctgccgccgccgccgccacggggcggccgccgccgccgtcaCGCTGGGCCCCCCCGGCGGCGCCCGCCggcccctggccctgccccggCCCTGCCGGCCCCGTGGCGCCCCGCGGCTGCCGCTGCCTCTGCCCCGAGGCTTCGGGCCTCCCGCCTTCCCCGAGAGCGGCAGCAGCGACTCGGAGTCCAGCTGCTGCTCGGGCCGCGCCGCCCACGACTCGGACTGcggctccagcctctccagctccagcgagGGCAGctcggaggaggaggacgaCGAGGAGGAGGACGACGAGGAGGGCAGCGGCGCCTCGGACTCTAGCGAGGGCAgctcggaggaggaggaggaggaggaagaggaggaggaagaggaggaggaggaggacagcaCCTCGGACTCCGACTCCAGCTCGGTCTCCAGCCAGGTTTCGGTGCAGAGCATCCGCTTCAGGCGCACCAGCTTTTGCAGCCCGCCTGGCGTGGTCCACGCCAACTTCTTGTACCATCTGGCGGCCGCTGCCGCCTCCcggcccccggccccggcggaGCCCGGCGGGCTGCCCGCCCTCCGCGGCGCTCCCGGCGGAGTCAAGCCGGAGCTGCCGGAGGAGTGGGGCTGCCCCGGCTGGGCTCCCGCCGCCCCGGCGCTGCGCTGCTCCGGAGGCCTGGGGAGCTGCTTCGCGGAGATAAGAGATGATAGGGTATCCGAACTCACATTCCCACACTCTGAATTTTCCAATAATGCCAAGAATACTGACCTAACAATTAACTGTGTTGCAAAGGGGGCCTCTTCACCTAGCCCAAAGACAAACAATGCATTTCCACAACAAAGAATACTCAGAGAGGCAAGGAAATGCCTTCAAGCAACTACTACACACCGTGCAGATAACAATACAATAGCTGCTAGGTTCTTAAATAATGATTCTTCATCAGCGGCAGCAAATTCAGAGAAAGATTCCAAAATCCCTCATTGTATTGAATTTGCCACGGATTTGCCCTCTTTACAAACTGATCCTGCGGAGGATGCTGCTtctccaggggcagcagcagcagctgagctccagtGCACTGATACAGGCAATAAGGCATTGCCATTCCTGCACAgcattaaaatcaaaatagagGACAGCAGTGCGAACGACGAGTATGAGCCTGATCTTACAACACATAAGCTAAAGTGTGAGTGCAATGATACTAAGGATGAGTTTTACGGTGTGACTGAGAGTAATAACCAGGACGCTTTATTAACAGCCAAGGAAGATTCTGCATGCACTGAGAAAGAAACCACTTCCTTAAACCCACTGACTCAGAGTCAGGTCCTCTCATGCACTTTAGGTACTCCAAAACCTGAGGATGGGGAGTATAAATTTGGAGCAAGGGTGAGAAAAAATTACAGGACACTGGTTTTGGGAAAGCGACCTGTACTGCAGACTCCTCCAGTCAAACCAAATTTGAAATCAGCTCGAAGCCCACGTCCTACAGGTAAAATTGAGACACATGAAGGAACACTGGATGATTTTACAGTTAACAATAGACGCAAAAGGGTAGCCAGCAATGTAGCATCAGCAGTGAAAAGGCCATTTAATTTCATGGCAAATTTTCCCTGTCCACCATCACTAATTATTGGCAATGATGGGGATTTGTTGCCAGCTTATTCCTTAAACACCACTAAGGATTCCCAACCACCTCACAAGGCCCATCCTGTATGGAAATGGCAGCTGGGCGGTTCTGCAATACCTCTTCCACCTAGCCACAAATTCAggaaatttaattaa
- the SKIDA1 gene encoding SKI/DACH domain-containing protein 1 isoform X3 gives MDHLKVKKHHCDLEELRKLKAINSIAFHAAKCTLISREDVEALYTSCKTERVLKTKRRKLSRALSATDLRPELAPPDPFSGFWKENKLWLGLSDSPRPLLPVRRKALRPGDTALLPAAHLPHIFSKYTGHSYPEIARAPCKSPVNYETAPAVGGCVPLRSRRPLAAAARPRLPTAGPPPLPARCRRRRHGAAAAAVTLGPPGGARRPLALPRPCRPRGAPRLPLPLPRGFGPPAFPESGSSDSESSCCSGRAAHDSDCGSSLSSSSEGSSEEEDDEEEDDEEGSGASDSSEGSSEEEEEEEEEEEEEEEEDSTSDSDSSSVSSQVSVQSIRFRRTSFCSPPGVVHANFLYHLAAAAASRPPAPAEPGGLPALRGAPGGVKPELPEEWGCPGWAPAAPALRCSGGLGSCFAEIRDDRVSELTFPHSEFSNNAKNTDLTINCVAKGASSPSPKTNNAFPQQRILREARKCLQATTTHRADNNTIAARFLNNDSSSAAANSEKDSKIPHCIEFATDLPSLQTDPAEDAASPGAAAAAELQCTDTGNKALPFLHSIKIKIEDSSANDEYEPDLTTHKLKCECNDTKDEFYGVTESNNQDALLTAKEDSACTEKETTSLNPLTQSQVLSCTLGTPKPEDGEYKFGARVRKNYRTLVLGKRPVLQTPPVKPNLKSARSPRPTGKIETHEGTLDDFTVNNRRKRVASNVASAVKRPFNFMANFPCPPSLIIGNDGDLLPAYSLNTTKDSQPPHKAHPVWKWQLGGSAIPLPPSHKFRKFN, from the coding sequence ATGGatcatttaaaagtaaaaaaacatcACTGCGACTTGGAGGAGTTGAGGAAACTCAAAGCCATCAACTCCATCGCTTTCCACGCCGCCAAATGCACCCTGATCTCCAGAGAGGACGTGGAAGCCCTATACACATCCTGCAAAACCGAACGGGTTCTTAAAACGAAACGGAGGAAACTAAGCCGGGCGCTGTCTGCCACCGATCTCCGGCCGGAGCTCGCTCCCCCCGACCCCTTCTCCGGCTTCTGGAAGGAGAACAAACTTTGGCTGGGTCTGAGCGACTCTCCTCGGCCGCTGCTGCCCGTCCGGAGGAAAGCTCTGCGCCCGGGGGACACAGCCTTGCTACCGGCCGCTCATCTACCTCACATTTTTAGTAAATACACTGGCCACAGCTACCCAGAAATCGCTCGGGCGCCTTGCAAATCCCCCGTAAACTATGAAACGGCGCCTGCGGTGGGCGGCTGCGTGCCCCTGCGCTCCCGTCGCCCGCTCGCCGCCGCGGCGCGGCCCCGGCTCCCGACCGCCGGTCccccgcccctgcccgcccgctgccgccgccgccgccacggggcggccgccgccgccgtcaCGCTGGGCCCCCCCGGCGGCGCCCGCCggcccctggccctgccccggCCCTGCCGGCCCCGTGGCGCCCCGCGGCTGCCGCTGCCTCTGCCCCGAGGCTTCGGGCCTCCCGCCTTCCCCGAGAGCGGCAGCAGCGACTCGGAGTCCAGCTGCTGCTCGGGCCGCGCCGCCCACGACTCGGACTGcggctccagcctctccagctccagcgagGGCAGctcggaggaggaggacgaCGAGGAGGAGGACGACGAGGAGGGCAGCGGCGCCTCGGACTCTAGCGAGGGCAgctcggaggaggaggaggaggaggaagaggaggaggaagaggaggaggaggaggacagcaCCTCGGACTCCGACTCCAGCTCGGTCTCCAGCCAGGTTTCGGTGCAGAGCATCCGCTTCAGGCGCACCAGCTTTTGCAGCCCGCCTGGCGTGGTCCACGCCAACTTCTTGTACCATCTGGCGGCCGCTGCCGCCTCCcggcccccggccccggcggaGCCCGGCGGGCTGCCCGCCCTCCGCGGCGCTCCCGGCGGAGTCAAGCCGGAGCTGCCGGAGGAGTGGGGCTGCCCCGGCTGGGCTCCCGCCGCCCCGGCGCTGCGCTGCTCCGGAGGCCTGGGGAGCTGCTTCGCGGAGATAAGAGATGATAGGGTATCCGAACTCACATTCCCACACTCTGAATTTTCCAATAATGCCAAGAATACTGACCTAACAATTAACTGTGTTGCAAAGGGGGCCTCTTCACCTAGCCCAAAGACAAACAATGCATTTCCACAACAAAGAATACTCAGAGAGGCAAGGAAATGCCTTCAAGCAACTACTACACACCGTGCAGATAACAATACAATAGCTGCTAGGTTCTTAAATAATGATTCTTCATCAGCGGCAGCAAATTCAGAGAAAGATTCCAAAATCCCTCATTGTATTGAATTTGCCACGGATTTGCCCTCTTTACAAACTGATCCTGCGGAGGATGCTGCTtctccaggggcagcagcagcagctgagctccagtGCACTGATACAGGCAATAAGGCATTGCCATTCCTGCACAgcattaaaatcaaaatagagGACAGCAGTGCGAACGACGAGTATGAGCCTGATCTTACAACACATAAGCTAAAGTGTGAGTGCAATGATACTAAGGATGAGTTTTACGGTGTGACTGAGAGTAATAACCAGGACGCTTTATTAACAGCCAAGGAAGATTCTGCATGCACTGAGAAAGAAACCACTTCCTTAAACCCACTGACTCAGAGTCAGGTCCTCTCATGCACTTTAGGTACTCCAAAACCTGAGGATGGGGAGTATAAATTTGGAGCAAGGGTGAGAAAAAATTACAGGACACTGGTTTTGGGAAAGCGACCTGTACTGCAGACTCCTCCAGTCAAACCAAATTTGAAATCAGCTCGAAGCCCACGTCCTACAGGTAAAATTGAGACACATGAAGGAACACTGGATGATTTTACAGTTAACAATAGACGCAAAAGGGTAGCCAGCAATGTAGCATCAGCAGTGAAAAGGCCATTTAATTTCATGGCAAATTTTCCCTGTCCACCATCACTAATTATTGGCAATGATGGGGATTTGTTGCCAGCTTATTCCTTAAACACCACTAAGGATTCCCAACCACCTCACAAGGCCCATCCTGTATGGAAATGGCAGCTGGGCGGTTCTGCAATACCTCTTCCACCTAGCCACAAATTCAggaaatttaattaa
- the SKIDA1 gene encoding SKI/DACH domain-containing protein 1 isoform X2, with product MFALSQVFTDLLKNIPRTTVHKRMDHLKVKKHHCDLEELRKLKAINSIAFHAAKCTLISREDVEALYTSCKTERVLKTKRRKLSRALSATDLRPELAPPDPFSGFWKENKLWLGLSDSPRPLLPVRRKALRPGDTALLPAAHLPHIFSKYTGHSYPEIARAPCKSPVNYETAPAVGGCVPLRSRRPLAAAARPRLPTAGPPPLPARCRRRRHGAAAAAVTLGPPGGARRPLALPRPCRPRGAPRLPLPLPRGFGPPAFPESGSSDSESSCCSGRAAHDSDCGSSLSSSSEGSSEEEDDEEEDDEEGSGASDSSEGSSEEEEEEEEEEEEEEEEDSTSDSDSSSVSSQVSVQSIRFRRTSFCSPPGVVHANFLYHLAAAAASRPPAPAEPGGLPALRGAPGGVKPELPEEWGCPGWAPAAPALRCSGGLGSCFAEIRDDRVSELTFPHSEFSNNAKNTDLTINCVAKGASSPSPKTNNAFPQQRILREARKCLQATTTHRADNNTIAARFLNNDSSSAAANSEKDSKIPHCIEFATDLPSLQTDPAEDAASPGAAAAAELQCTDTGNKALPFLHSIKIKIEDSSANDEYEPDLTTHKLKCECNDTKDEFYGVTESNNQDALLTAKEDSACTEKETTSLNPLTQSQVLSCTLGTPKPEDGEYKFGARVRKNYRTLVLGKRPVLQTPPVKPNLKSARSPRPTGKIETHEGTLDDFTVNNRRKRVASNVASAVKRPFNFMANFPCPPSLIIGNDGDLLPAYSLNTTKDSQPPHKAHPVWKWQLGGSAIPLPPSHKFRKFN from the coding sequence atgttTGCACTCTCCCAGGTTTTTACAGACCTGCTCAAAAACATCCCGCGAACTACCGTGCACAAGCGAATGGatcatttaaaagtaaaaaaacatcACTGCGACTTGGAGGAGTTGAGGAAACTCAAAGCCATCAACTCCATCGCTTTCCACGCCGCCAAATGCACCCTGATCTCCAGAGAGGACGTGGAAGCCCTATACACATCCTGCAAAACCGAACGGGTTCTTAAAACGAAACGGAGGAAACTAAGCCGGGCGCTGTCTGCCACCGATCTCCGGCCGGAGCTCGCTCCCCCCGACCCCTTCTCCGGCTTCTGGAAGGAGAACAAACTTTGGCTGGGTCTGAGCGACTCTCCTCGGCCGCTGCTGCCCGTCCGGAGGAAAGCTCTGCGCCCGGGGGACACAGCCTTGCTACCGGCCGCTCATCTACCTCACATTTTTAGTAAATACACTGGCCACAGCTACCCAGAAATCGCTCGGGCGCCTTGCAAATCCCCCGTAAACTATGAAACGGCGCCTGCGGTGGGCGGCTGCGTGCCCCTGCGCTCCCGTCGCCCGCTCGCCGCCGCGGCGCGGCCCCGGCTCCCGACCGCCGGTCccccgcccctgcccgcccgctgccgccgccgccgccacggggcggccgccgccgccgtcaCGCTGGGCCCCCCCGGCGGCGCCCGCCggcccctggccctgccccggCCCTGCCGGCCCCGTGGCGCCCCGCGGCTGCCGCTGCCTCTGCCCCGAGGCTTCGGGCCTCCCGCCTTCCCCGAGAGCGGCAGCAGCGACTCGGAGTCCAGCTGCTGCTCGGGCCGCGCCGCCCACGACTCGGACTGcggctccagcctctccagctccagcgagGGCAGctcggaggaggaggacgaCGAGGAGGAGGACGACGAGGAGGGCAGCGGCGCCTCGGACTCTAGCGAGGGCAgctcggaggaggaggaggaggaggaagaggaggaggaagaggaggaggaggaggacagcaCCTCGGACTCCGACTCCAGCTCGGTCTCCAGCCAGGTTTCGGTGCAGAGCATCCGCTTCAGGCGCACCAGCTTTTGCAGCCCGCCTGGCGTGGTCCACGCCAACTTCTTGTACCATCTGGCGGCCGCTGCCGCCTCCcggcccccggccccggcggaGCCCGGCGGGCTGCCCGCCCTCCGCGGCGCTCCCGGCGGAGTCAAGCCGGAGCTGCCGGAGGAGTGGGGCTGCCCCGGCTGGGCTCCCGCCGCCCCGGCGCTGCGCTGCTCCGGAGGCCTGGGGAGCTGCTTCGCGGAGATAAGAGATGATAGGGTATCCGAACTCACATTCCCACACTCTGAATTTTCCAATAATGCCAAGAATACTGACCTAACAATTAACTGTGTTGCAAAGGGGGCCTCTTCACCTAGCCCAAAGACAAACAATGCATTTCCACAACAAAGAATACTCAGAGAGGCAAGGAAATGCCTTCAAGCAACTACTACACACCGTGCAGATAACAATACAATAGCTGCTAGGTTCTTAAATAATGATTCTTCATCAGCGGCAGCAAATTCAGAGAAAGATTCCAAAATCCCTCATTGTATTGAATTTGCCACGGATTTGCCCTCTTTACAAACTGATCCTGCGGAGGATGCTGCTtctccaggggcagcagcagcagctgagctccagtGCACTGATACAGGCAATAAGGCATTGCCATTCCTGCACAgcattaaaatcaaaatagagGACAGCAGTGCGAACGACGAGTATGAGCCTGATCTTACAACACATAAGCTAAAGTGTGAGTGCAATGATACTAAGGATGAGTTTTACGGTGTGACTGAGAGTAATAACCAGGACGCTTTATTAACAGCCAAGGAAGATTCTGCATGCACTGAGAAAGAAACCACTTCCTTAAACCCACTGACTCAGAGTCAGGTCCTCTCATGCACTTTAGGTACTCCAAAACCTGAGGATGGGGAGTATAAATTTGGAGCAAGGGTGAGAAAAAATTACAGGACACTGGTTTTGGGAAAGCGACCTGTACTGCAGACTCCTCCAGTCAAACCAAATTTGAAATCAGCTCGAAGCCCACGTCCTACAGGTAAAATTGAGACACATGAAGGAACACTGGATGATTTTACAGTTAACAATAGACGCAAAAGGGTAGCCAGCAATGTAGCATCAGCAGTGAAAAGGCCATTTAATTTCATGGCAAATTTTCCCTGTCCACCATCACTAATTATTGGCAATGATGGGGATTTGTTGCCAGCTTATTCCTTAAACACCACTAAGGATTCCCAACCACCTCACAAGGCCCATCCTGTATGGAAATGGCAGCTGGGCGGTTCTGCAATACCTCTTCCACCTAGCCACAAATTCAggaaatttaattaa